GGCGCTGTCATGTCGGCCGTCTTATGCGAGGAATAATACGTTAATATATCCTATACCCTATGGTCGCTGACGGCGTCGTCGAGGAGATCAAGAGCAGGCTTGATATCGTGGAGGTCATCTCCGAGTATCTGCACCTGAAGCGCGCCGGGCAGAACTACAAGGGGCTTTGCCCGTTTCACGCCGAGAAGACGCCGTCCTTCATGGTCAGCCATCCGAAACAGATTTTCCACTGCTTCGGCTGCGCCGCCGGGGGGGACGTCTTCGCCTTCGTGATGAAGCACGAGGGCCTGGAGTTCGCCGAGGCCCTGGACCTGCTGGCCCGGAAGGCCGGGGTGGAGCTTCGGCCCCGCCGGCCGGGGGAGCGGAGCGCGCGGGAGGTGGCCAGGGCGCTTCAGCGCGAGGCGCTCGGTTTCTTCCGCCAGGGGCTCCTCCGCGCCAGGGAGGCCAGGGAGTACCTGGCCAAAAGGGGCATCTCGGCGGAGTCCGTGGAAGCCTTTTCCCTGGGGTACGCACCCCCGGGGTGGCACGCCCTTCAGGAGCATCTGCGGAAGAAGGGATACACCGACGAGCAGATGATGGCGGCGGGCCTGTCCGCCCGGGGGTCCCGGGGGCCCTACGACATCTTTCGCTCGCGGCTCATGTTCCCCATCATGGACATGCACGGGGAGCCCGTGGCCTTCGGCGGGCGGGTCCTGGACGACTCCACGCCCAAGTACCTGAACTCCCCGGACACGCCGCTTTTCAAAAAGAGCGACACCCTCTACGCCCTGGACAGGGCGAGGGAGGCCGTCAGGCAGGCCGGAGAGGCCCTGGTGGTGGAGGGCTACCTGGACGTCATCATGTGCCATCAGGGGGGGTTGCGCCACGCGGTGGCTCCCCTGGGCACCGCCCTGACGGAGGGACACGTCCGAAAGCTTGCCCGCCTGGCCGAGCGCCTGCTTCTGGTCTTCGACGGTGACCAGGCCGGCCTGAACGCCGCCAGAAGGTCCCTGCTCCTGGTGATGGAAGGGGGGCTGAGGGCCCGCGTCCTCGTCCTTCCGGCCGGGGAGGACCCCCACAGCGTCCTTCTCAAGGACGGTGCCGGGGCCCTGGAGGCCCTCATGCGGGAGGCCGTCTCACCCGTGGAGTTCCTCCTCGGGACGGCCCCGGGCGAGAAGCTCCAGGCCGTCAGGGCGGCGGTTTCCCTCATCTCTAGGGTCTCGGACGCCATCGTGCGCGATGAGATGGTCCGGGAGCTTTCCGAAAGGAGCGGCACCCGGGAGGTGGCCATCAGGGAGGAACTGGGCCGGGTGAGGACGGGGGGGCGGACAACCCCGCCCGCCCGGCGCGAGGACTGCGTGCTGCCCGGGGAGGAGCGGCTCCTTTTGAGCGTGGCCCTTCACGAGCCGGAGAGGGCGGCGGAGATACTGAAGAAGGTGGCCGCCGAGGACATGCGGGACCCGCTGGTGCGGCGCATCTTCGGGAGGCTGGCCGATGGGGCCGGACAGGGGGGCGGTGACGCTTCGCCCCTGGAGATGGCAGAGGGCGAGGAGGAGCGCGCCCTCCTGAGGCATCTGGCCGTGAGCCCGGGCTTCGAGCCCGACAGCGTGGAGACCATCGTCGAGGACTGCGTGAGGGCCATCGCCAGAAGGGCCGTGGAGCAGCGCATACAGAGGGCCCGGGCGGGCGGCGACCTCAAGCTTCTGAGCAAGCTGTTATCCGAAAGGCACAAGTTAATGCCGGGAGCATGATAGAGGTGGCGTATAATGCCTGAAGTGCATAAAATATAATGTATTTTCAGGGCTTCAATGCGAAGGTAAAAACTAACTGGTTCGTAATGCAGGGGGCCAATGAAGGAACTGGACGCTTTCGATAAAGAGCGCGAGGATTTCGAAGAGGAAGATAAAGGGGTCCAGGAGGAAGAGCGTATCGCCGGCAGGGGGGAGGACTCCCTGGAGGGCGAGTACGAGCCCGTCAAGGTCTACCTCCGCGAAATGTCCAACCGTCCCCTCCTGACCAAGGAAGGGGAGATAGAGATAGCCCGGAAGATGGAGGCCAGC
The DNA window shown above is from Nitrospirota bacterium and carries:
- the dnaG gene encoding DNA primase; translation: MVADGVVEEIKSRLDIVEVISEYLHLKRAGQNYKGLCPFHAEKTPSFMVSHPKQIFHCFGCAAGGDVFAFVMKHEGLEFAEALDLLARKAGVELRPRRPGERSAREVARALQREALGFFRQGLLRAREAREYLAKRGISAESVEAFSLGYAPPGWHALQEHLRKKGYTDEQMMAAGLSARGSRGPYDIFRSRLMFPIMDMHGEPVAFGGRVLDDSTPKYLNSPDTPLFKKSDTLYALDRAREAVRQAGEALVVEGYLDVIMCHQGGLRHAVAPLGTALTEGHVRKLARLAERLLLVFDGDQAGLNAARRSLLLVMEGGLRARVLVLPAGEDPHSVLLKDGAGALEALMREAVSPVEFLLGTAPGEKLQAVRAAVSLISRVSDAIVRDEMVRELSERSGTREVAIREELGRVRTGGRTTPPARREDCVLPGEERLLLSVALHEPERAAEILKKVAAEDMRDPLVRRIFGRLADGAGQGGGDASPLEMAEGEEERALLRHLAVSPGFEPDSVETIVEDCVRAIARRAVEQRIQRARAGGDLKLLSKLLSERHKLMPGA